From Streptomyces sp. SAI-135:
CCTAGCTGATCAGGACGCCAGAAGAGGCAACGTGATGAAACGTGTGAGTCGCTCTCACGGCGGGCGTCGTCTCGGACGAGGTCCGGCCTTCGCCGTGCTGTTCGGTGCCAATGTGGTGATGATGGCCACGGCAAGCGCACCGTCACCGATCTACCCGCTGTACCGGGAGCGCTGGGGCCTGTCGGTCACGATGCTGACGGTGGTCTTCGCGGTGTATGTCGTCGGTCTGCTCGGCGCGTTGCTGACGGTCGGATCGCTGAGCGACCATCTGGGGCGCCGCCCTGTGCTGGTCGCCGCCTTTCTGGTGGCGGCGGCCAGCACGGCCATCTTCTGGACGGCCGACGGTATCGTCCCCCTCCTGATCGCCCGGGTGGTGCAGGGCATCGCCACGGGGACGGCCACGGGTGCTCTTGCTGCCGGACTGGTCGACTTCTCACCTGCGCGACGTCCGCAGCTGGGGCCGACGATGACGGCGGTGGGCACGAGTATCGGCATGGCCACCGGTGCCGGAGTCGTGGGGTTGCTGGTGCAGGCGACGTCACGCCCCGACGCGTATGTCTTTCCGGTCCTTACACTGACCTTCGTCGTTCTGGCCGCGGTCGTCCTCAGGATCCCCGAGCCACCCGCCCCTCCAGCATTTCGGCTGGCGTCGTTGCGACCAAGGGTCCGGGTCCCTCGGGAGGTCCGGCCGGCGTTCCTCGCCTCGGTTCCCGCCCTTGTCGCGGGGTGGGCCGTCACGGGTCTGTTCCTTTCGCTCACCCCCTCCCTGGTGAGCAACGTCCTGCATGTGCGGTACGGCGCTGCGGGCGGGCTCAGCATCGCCGCGCTGTTTCTGGCCAACAGCGTGGGCGCCTTCTGCTCCGTTCGGCAGACGGCACGGCACGCCACGTCGATAGGGGCGGTTCTCCTGACCCTGGGTGCGTTCGCACTGGCGGTGGCCCTCGCTGTTGCGTCGGCGGCCGTGTACGTGGGCGGATCAGTCGTCGCAGGGCTGGGCGTCGGCCTGACGTTCAACGGGAGCCTTCGCGCCATCAGCGCGGTCACCACCGCGAAGTCGCGCGCTGAGGTCTTCTCGGCCGTCTACGTGATCAGCTATGCGGCGTTGAGTCTTCCGACCCTCGCAGCCGGGGTCGCGGCGCCCTCATGGGGACTGGAGACCACGGGCTACCTGTACGTCGGCTTTGTCGGGGCGCTGTCGTTGGGTGCGGCCCTCCACGCCGGACGACAGCGTGCTCACCGGCCGACCGCAGACCCGACGCGGACGGCCGGGAAAGGCGCCCCTCACAGCGAACTGACCCGCTGCTGAGCACCCCCGGCGAGTCGTTTCCGGGTGGTGTTGCCACAGCGGGAGTGCCTCCACCGGAAAACACCGCCGTACGCCGACATCAGCCCCAGAGCAGCCCGACCCACGACTTACGACCGCCGTGTCAGAGCGGAATTCCTGAGCTCGGCTCTATGCCGGCTCCGCAGGCAGGAGGAGGTTGCGATCCGTATGGGTGACGGATACGAGCCCGGACGGTCTGGGCAGGAGGACCTGCTCGGAGCCGAATGGGAGAGGCACCGGCCCGCGGTCTTCGGTGTGGCCTACCGGCTGCTGGGGAGTGTGGCCGATGCCGAGGATGTGACCCAGGACGTGTGGCTGCGCGCGGCCGGTGCGGATCTGCAGGTCGTCGGTGATCTGCGGGCCTGGCTGGTGACAGTGGCGGCGCGTCGGTCGTACGACATCCTCAAGAGTGCCCGTTTCCGCCGGGAGACTTATGTCGGGCCGTGGCTGCCGGAGCCGCTGCTGACGGGCCCGGACGCGTCGCAGCCGGTACTCGTCGACGAGTCGGTCAGTTCGGCGATGCTCCTGGTCATGGAAGAGCTGAGCCCGCCGGAGCGGGTGTCCTTCGTCTTGCACGATGTCTTCGGTCTTGAGTTCGGCCGGATCGCCGAAGTGCTTGATGTCTCCGTGCCGGGAGCACGGCAGCTCGCCTCGCGGGCACGACGGAAGGTGGTCAAGGCCAAGCAGACCGCGCCTCAAGCGTCGAAGGCAGAGCGGGAACGGGTCCTTACGGTCTTCCGCGCCGCCTACGAGGCCGGGGACCTGGCCGGCCTGGTCAGGCTCCTGCACCCGGACGCGGTCTACGTCACCGACGGCGGCGGCAAGGTCCTGGCGGCACGCAAGCTCATTCACGGCGGCGGGCGCGTCGCCGAGGTCATGGTGCGTACGGGGCGCCAGTGGCGCCCGGACCGCATCGACTTCGCGGAGGTCGGAGGCGAGCTGGCCCTCGTCTTCCACCGGCAAGGCCGCATCTACTCCGTCGACACGGTGCAGATCACAGACGGTCTGATCACCGCGTACCGCAGGGTCATTAACCCCGACAAACTCGCGCGCGTCTGAGCTGTCACACGCGCAGGGGCTATCTCGTCTCCCTGCTGAGAACGCATAACGGGCGACGAAGCAATACGCGCGAGCAGGGAGATCGATCATGCGGAACGGCATACATCCACCTGCTGCCGCCATGACCCTGCGCGCGAGTGCGCTGTGCGCTCGCCATCGCCTCTCCCAGTAAGGATCAGCATGCAAGCCATCACTGTGCGAGACCGTGACGCCGGTGTCGCCGGTATGTCCCTGACGGACATGCCCTACCCCCATGCGGCCGAGAATGACGTCATCGTGCGCGTGCACGCCGCCGGCTTCACCCGCGGCGAACTGGACTGGCCCGCCACGTGGACCGATCGCGCCGGCCGCGACCGGACGCCCAGTGTGCCCGGACACGAGCTGTCCGGTGTCGTCGCGGAGCTGGGGTACGGCACCACCGGCCTGAGCGTCGGACAGAGAGTGTTCGGCCTGGCTGACTGGACCCGCAACGGCAGCCTCGCCGAGTACGTCGCGGTGGAGGCCCGCAACCTCGCCCCGCTGCCGGCGGACATCGACCACACCGTGGCCGCCGCGCTGCCCATCTCCGGACTGACCGCCTGGCAGGGCCTGTTCGACCACGGCCACCTCACCACGGGCCAGACCGTCCTCATCCAGGGTGCTGCGGGCGGCGTCGGCTCGATCGCCGTGCAGCTCGCCCGCGAGGCCGGCGCCCGCGTCATTGGCACCGGCCGGGCCTCCGACCGGGACAGGGCACTCGCCCTCGGGGTAGACACCTTCATCGACCTGCAGGCCGAGAAGCTGGAGCACGCCGGCGAGGTCGACGTCGTGTTCGACGTGATCGGCGGTGACATCCTCGACCGCTCGGCTCCCCTGGTCCGAGCCGGCGGCACGCTGGTCAGCATCGTCATGCCGCCCAAGGTCCAGCCCAAGGACGGGCGGGCGGTCTTCTTCGTCGTCGAACCCGACCGCGCACGGCTCGCCGAGCTCGCCACGCGGCTGAGGGACGGCCGGCTCCAGCCGCTCGTCGGTGCTGTGCGGCCGCTCGCCGAGGCACCCACCGCGTTCGCCCCCGGTACGCGTACCCCCGGCAAGACGATCATCCGCATCACGCAAGACTGAATCGAGAAACCCATTGTGACAGCAATGCGAACCGCCGCCGGCCTGCTGGCTGCGGCCACCCTGACAGGGGCCACGGCCTGCTCGGCCTCCGACCAGCCCGCCCACGCCGGCGCGCCGGCGACGGTCGCCGCATCGAGGCGCTCCGTCGAAACCTTCACACCCCTGCTGCAACAGGCGCTTGCGGATGTGAAGGGCAAGACCTTCACCTCAGCGATCGTCGCCTTCCCGCCCGGCGCAAGCGCGCTGCCGCACCGGCACGGCCAGGCGTTCGTCTACGCCTACGTCCTCGAAGGCACCGTACGCAGCAAGCTCGACGACAAGCCCGTGACCACCTACCACCAGGGCGAGAACTGGGTCGAGCAGCCGGGCGCCCACCATGTCCTCACCGAGAACGCCAGCCGGACCAAGCCGGCAAAGATCCTGGTCGTCTTCGTCTCCGACACCGGGGCCAAGCTCAAGGTTGAAGACCCGAAGTCGTAACCCCCGGGGCATGCAGCGGGGCGGGAACACCCTTCACCAACTCCGCCCTCGCCGGAGCACGCCCCATCACCACCAAGACGCGCCCGACAAGCGCGGCGCGCACCGCACGAAGGAAGCAAAGGAACCATGACCGACCCCCAGCGCGTCAACATCGGCGAGCAGCACCCGGCCCCCTACAAGACCCTCATCGCCCTGTCGGCGGAGGTGGAGAAGGCCACCTCCGCAGCGGGCCTCGACCCCCTTCTGGTCGAACTGCTGAGGATCCGCACCTCCCAGATCAACGGCTGCGCGTTCTGCCTGCGCATGCACACACACGACGCCCTCAAGAAGGGCGAGAACCCCGACCGGATCGCGGTGCTGCCCGCATGGGCAGAGACCGGCTACTTCTCCGACACCGACCGCGCCGCCCTGCGCCTCACCGAGGCGATCACACGCGTACCGGACGGACACGTCAGTGACGAGGACTTCAACGCCGCCGCGGACATACTCACCGCAGACCAGATCTCGGCAGTCGCCTGGCTGGCAACCGTGATGAACGCCTTCAACCGCGTCGCCATCACCAGCCGCTACCCGGTGGGCATCTGACCTCGACGCAACTACCGGCGGTCACGGTGGCTGGCGAACCTGACCGCCGTGCAATTGCTGGTGGAATCAGCCGGGGCGGCTAGTGCCAGCCGCCCCGGCTCACACAGGCACAAAAGCGTCCAACGACATACGTGACTGCAGGGTGAACAGCCAGGGATGCGGCTCGCCCCCGCTGGTCCGGGCGGAAGGTGCCGTACGGGTTGGTTGACATCGGCCCCCACCAGGGCGGTCAGACCGCGCCGGTCCTCGTCCGCCAACTTCTTCGCTCTGTCTCGGCCGGAACTTGCTGGAACAGCAGCGGTTCGACGCGCACGTAGCCAGCCGGACGCACCTCTCTCGCCGAGAGTGACTCCATTGTGTCTGCTGGACGACGCCCACCATCTGCTGAAAGTCTTGATCGTAGTGTGGGACCGGCCGAGCACTCACTGTGCGGCCGGGCCTGTGGCGTCTGTGCCGGGATCGCTCGGGACGGGGCGGCTGACCGTGCAGGGTGAGGACCGCCCCTGCGAAACGGTCACACCCGCTCCCCGAGGCACTGGCCGCTCCGGCCGAGCGCGACCACCGGAACGTGCTCACCGCGGCGGCGCCCCGGTTGTCCTGATCGGTCAAGTGAGACCACTGAATCGCTGCGAGCCCTGCCGACGACCTCTGCACCGCCATCCACGGTGATCTGGTCCCGCCCAACATCCGGGTCGTCGACGCCGCAGTCCCGGCAGCGACCTTGGACTCCGGCTCCTTCTCAACAGCCGGTGACCCTGGGCTCGAGGCGGCAGTGGCGGCGGCAATCTGCGACATGCACGAACCCGACACGGAGCACCACACGGCCGAGCTGACCAACCTCCCTCACCGCGACCGGCCTTCAGATGGTCGCCGACCACGAGCCGGAGAGGTTAGCGACCTGTGGCATCCCGGGTCGAGGGATGTCGCCCGGACCGGTCCGCACGCCAGGCTGGACGGACGACGGCCGGCAGACGGCGTGGTCGCCGCGTTCCGCGTCACACGGGAGCGAGCAAGTGCTCACCGACGGATGGCCAAGGCCGACGAGATCGCGGCAGCCGTCGCGTCTCCGCTGGGGCCTGATGTCCGGTGGATCACCGGAAAAGCGTATTCAGATCAGTTCGAGGCCTCCGTCGATCGTGAGAACCTGGCCCGTCAGCCACGTTGCGGTGGGATCTGCGAAGCGGACAATCCAGGACGCGACTTCCTCCGGCTCTCCCCTCCTTCCCAGAGGGATCCGGGATGCCTGCTCCTTCTTGACCTTCATCACCTCCTCCTCCGTGAGCCCGCTGACGGACAGAGCCTCGCTCTCAGTCGGCCCGGGAGCAATGGCATTCACTCTGATCCCGTCCTGGGCCAGCTCGACGGCCCAGGTCCGCGTCAGCTGTTCCAGGGCGGCCTTGGTCGCCCCGTAGTGGGCACCGCCTGGGTGGGGGCGATGGCCGTAGGTGCTGGAGATGTTGATGATCGAACCCTTGCTGCGGCGCAGGTGGGGCAACGCTGCCTGGGCGAGCATGGTAGGTGCGATCACGTTGAGGTCGAACAGGTCGGTGATGCGCGAACGTGTCACCTCGTCCAACGAGACACGTGCGGTGGCGCCGGCGTTGTTCACCACCACGTCAAGCTGGTTCCACCGGTCGATCGCCGTACCGATGATCAGCTCAGGGGCATGCTCCACGCGCAGGTCCGTGGCGAGAGTCGCGATGCAGGGGTGCATGGCGGCAGTCTCCTCCAGGGCCACCTGGCGTCGCCCGACACCAAGGACGTGCGCCCCCGCTTCGGCCATCGCGACCGCCGTTGCCCGGCCGATCCCCGTACCGGCTCCGGTGACGATGACGACGCGGTTATGAAGGGGTCGGGCGGGCTGGTGTTCCATGAGGCGTC
This genomic window contains:
- a CDS encoding MFS transporter, whose translation is MCWNTSFPASGAPLRLSACWALPGLADQDARRGNVMKRVSRSHGGRRLGRGPAFAVLFGANVVMMATASAPSPIYPLYRERWGLSVTMLTVVFAVYVVGLLGALLTVGSLSDHLGRRPVLVAAFLVAAASTAIFWTADGIVPLLIARVVQGIATGTATGALAAGLVDFSPARRPQLGPTMTAVGTSIGMATGAGVVGLLVQATSRPDAYVFPVLTLTFVVLAAVVLRIPEPPAPPAFRLASLRPRVRVPREVRPAFLASVPALVAGWAVTGLFLSLTPSLVSNVLHVRYGAAGGLSIAALFLANSVGAFCSVRQTARHATSIGAVLLTLGAFALAVALAVASAAVYVGGSVVAGLGVGLTFNGSLRAISAVTTAKSRAEVFSAVYVISYAALSLPTLAAGVAAPSWGLETTGYLYVGFVGALSLGAALHAGRQRAHRPTADPTRTAGKGAPHSELTRC
- the sigJ gene encoding RNA polymerase sigma factor SigJ, which translates into the protein MGDGYEPGRSGQEDLLGAEWERHRPAVFGVAYRLLGSVADAEDVTQDVWLRAAGADLQVVGDLRAWLVTVAARRSYDILKSARFRRETYVGPWLPEPLLTGPDASQPVLVDESVSSAMLLVMEELSPPERVSFVLHDVFGLEFGRIAEVLDVSVPGARQLASRARRKVVKAKQTAPQASKAERERVLTVFRAAYEAGDLAGLVRLLHPDAVYVTDGGGKVLAARKLIHGGGRVAEVMVRTGRQWRPDRIDFAEVGGELALVFHRQGRIYSVDTVQITDGLITAYRRVINPDKLARV
- a CDS encoding NADP-dependent oxidoreductase; this translates as MQAITVRDRDAGVAGMSLTDMPYPHAAENDVIVRVHAAGFTRGELDWPATWTDRAGRDRTPSVPGHELSGVVAELGYGTTGLSVGQRVFGLADWTRNGSLAEYVAVEARNLAPLPADIDHTVAAALPISGLTAWQGLFDHGHLTTGQTVLIQGAAGGVGSIAVQLAREAGARVIGTGRASDRDRALALGVDTFIDLQAEKLEHAGEVDVVFDVIGGDILDRSAPLVRAGGTLVSIVMPPKVQPKDGRAVFFVVEPDRARLAELATRLRDGRLQPLVGAVRPLAEAPTAFAPGTRTPGKTIIRITQD
- a CDS encoding cupin domain-containing protein, which produces MRTAAGLLAAATLTGATACSASDQPAHAGAPATVAASRRSVETFTPLLQQALADVKGKTFTSAIVAFPPGASALPHRHGQAFVYAYVLEGTVRSKLDDKPVTTYHQGENWVEQPGAHHVLTENASRTKPAKILVVFVSDTGAKLKVEDPKS
- a CDS encoding carboxymuconolactone decarboxylase family protein, producing the protein MTDPQRVNIGEQHPAPYKTLIALSAEVEKATSAAGLDPLLVELLRIRTSQINGCAFCLRMHTHDALKKGENPDRIAVLPAWAETGYFSDTDRAALRLTEAITRVPDGHVSDEDFNAAADILTADQISAVAWLATVMNAFNRVAITSRYPVGI
- a CDS encoding SDR family oxidoreductase, with the translated sequence MEHQPARPLHNRVVIVTGAGTGIGRATAVAMAEAGAHVLGVGRRQVALEETAAMHPCIATLATDLRVEHAPELIIGTAIDRWNQLDVVVNNAGATARVSLDEVTRSRITDLFDLNVIAPTMLAQAALPHLRRSKGSIINISSTYGHRPHPGGAHYGATKAALEQLTRTWAVELAQDGIRVNAIAPGPTESEALSVSGLTEEEVMKVKKEQASRIPLGRRGEPEEVASWIVRFADPTATWLTGQVLTIDGGLELI